The window CAGCACTTCCCAGTGCAGCTCGCCGTACAGGAAGCTACCGGCGGCGCCGAGCACCACGGTACCGATCAGGACGGGAGTGAGCATGTTGCGCAGCCAGCGGGTCGGGGTGTCCTTCCAGCGCACCAGCACGCCGACCGCCAGGGCCAGCATGAGGATGGCGATCAGCGGCACGAACAGCGCGTTGAAGTACGGCGGGCCGACCGACAGCTTGGCGCCGCTGATGGCATCGAGCACCAGCGGATAGAGGGTGCCCAGCAGGATCATCGAGGCGGTCACCACCAGCACCAGGTTGTTCAGCAGCAGCAGGGTCTCGCGGGACCACAGGGCGAAGCCGACCTGGCTCTTGACCACCGGCGCGCGCAGGGCGAACAGGGTAAGCGAGCCGCCGACCACCACCAGCAGGAAGGCCAGGATGAACACGCCACGCTCGGGGTCGGAGGCGAAGGCATGCACCGAAGTCAGTACGCCCGAGCGGACCAGGAAGGTGCCCAGCAGGCTAAGCGAGAAGGCCGCGATGGCCAGCAGCACTGTCCAGCTCTTGAACACGCCGCGCTTCTCGGTCACCGCCAGCGAATGGATCAGCGCGGTGCCCACCAGCCAGGGCATGAAGGAGGCGTTTTCCACCGGGTCCCAGAACCACCAGCCGCCCCAGCCCAGCTCGTAGTACGCCCACCAGGAGCCGAGCACGATGCCAATGCCGAGGAAGGTCCAGGCCACCAGGGTCCAGGGCCGCGACCAGCGCGCCCAGGCTGCGTCGAGGCGGCCGCCGAGCAAGGCGGCGATGGCGAAGGCGAAGGCCACCGAGAAGCCCACGTAGCCCATGTAGAGCATCGGCGGGTGAATGATCAGGCCGGGGTCCTGCAGCAACGGGTTGAGGTCGTTGCCGTCCGCCGGCATCTGCGGCAGCAGGCGGCTGAAGGGGTTGGAGGTGATGATCAGGAACAGCAGGAAGCCGGTGCTGATCATCCCCATCACCGCCAGCACGCGGGCCAGCATCACTTCCGGCAGCTGGCGGGAGAAGATCGACACGGCGAAGGTCCAGCCGCCGAGGATCAGCGCCCAGAGCAGCAGCGAGCCTTCGTGGGCCCCCCACACGGCGCTGAACTTGTAGAACCACGGCAGCGCGCTGTTGGAGTTGCTGGCGACGTAGGCCACCGAGAAATCATCGTGGAGGAACGCCCAGGCCAGGCAGCCGAAGGAGAACGCCAGGAAGGCGAACTGCCCCCAGGCGGCCGGGCGCGCCAGGCTCATCCACTGGCGGTCGCCGCGCCAGGCGCCGACCAGCGGGAAGAAGGACATCACCAGCGCCATGCACAGCGCCAGGATCAGCGAGAGGTGACCGAGTTCGGGAACCATGTTCAGTTGCTCCCCTGCGCGGCGCCGCTACCGGCCTGGCTGGCCTCGTAGTGTTCCAGCTTGCCGCTGTCCTTGAGCGCCTTGGTGACTTCCGGCGGCATATATTTCTCGTCGTGCTTGGCCAGCACTTCGTCGGCGGTCAGCACGCCATTGGCGTCGATCTTGCCCAGGGCGACGATGCCCTGCCCTTCGCGGAACAGGTCCGGAAGGATGCCGCGGTACTTCACCGTGACTTCCTTGGCGAAGTCGGTGACCACGAATTCCACGTCCAGCGAGTCCGCCGAGCGCTTGAGCGAGCCCTTCTCCACCATGCCGCCAGCGCGGATGCGGGTGTCGTGCGGCGCCTCACCGTTGGCGATCTGGGTCGGGGTGTAGAACAGGTTGATGTTCTGCTGCAGGGCCGACAGCGCGAGGCTGACGGCCACGCCCACGCCGGCGACGATGGCGAGGACGATGTACAGGCGCTTCTTGCGAACCGGATTCACTTGTTGGCCTCCCGGCGCAGACGACGCGCCTCTTCTTGCAGGTAACGACGGCGCGCCAGCATGGGCGAGGCGACATTGATCGCCAGCACCGCCAGGCTGATGGCGTAAGCCGACCACACATAGGGGCCATGGTGGCCCATGGCGAGGAAATCACCGAAGGACTGGAAACTCATAGCGCGCGCTCCACCTCAGCCTTGACCCAGCTCGCGCGGGCTTCGCGCTTGAGCACTTCCAGGCGCATGCGCATCAGCAGCACCACGGCGAAGAAGCAGTAGAACCCGGCGACCATCAGCAGCAGCGGAATCCACATCTCCGGCGGCATCGGCGGCTTCTCGGTGAGGGTGAAGGTCGCTGGCTGGTGCAGAGTGTTCCACCAGTCCACCGAGTACTTGATGATCGGGATGTTCACCACGCCGACGATGGCCAGCACTGCGCAGGCCTTGGCCGCGCTGTCGCGGTTGGTGATCGCCTGGCCGAGGGCGATGACGCCGAAATAGAGAAACAGCAGGATCAGCATCGAGGTCAGGCGCGCGTCCCACACCCACCAGGCACCCCAGGTCGGCTTGCCCCAGATGGCGCCGGTGACCAGCGCGACGAAGGTCATCCAGGCGCCGATGGGCGCGGCGCACTGCACGGCGACGTCGGCGATCTTCATCTTCCAGATCAGGCCAATGGCGCCGGCCACCGCCAGCATGACGTAGCAGGACTGGGCGAGGAACGCCGCCGGCACGTGGATATAGATGATGCGGAAGCTGTTGCCCTGCTGGTAATCCGGCGGCGCGAAGGCCAGGCCCCAGACGATGCCGACGCTCATCAACAGGATCGCGGCGACGGCGAACCAGGGCATCCAGCGTCCGCTGATCTCGTAGAACCACTTGGGCGACCCAAGCTTGTGAAACCAAGTCCAGTTCATCATCAGGCTCTGTAATTCAAAGCTCTCGTCTGCCGCCGGTCCTGCTTCCCAGGCCGGCGATCGTTCGTTCACTCGCCGACGCTGATCTTCAGCCCGGCGGCGATGGCAAAGGGCGTCAGCGTCAATGCTAACGCCGTCAGGCTGGCCAGCCACAACAGGTGCCCGGCGGTTGGCAGGCCTTGCAGGGAGGCCTGCAGCGCGCCGCTACCGAGGATCAACACCGGTATGTACAGCGGCAGGATCAGCAGCGCCAGCAGCAGGCCGCCGCGCTTGAGTCCCACCGTCAGCGCCGCGCCCACCGCACCCAGCAGGCTCAAAACCGGGGTGCCCAGGAGCAGCGACAACAGCAGGTCGGGCAGGCAGCGCGCCGGCAGCCCCAGCATGAGGGCGAACAGCGGCGACAGCAGCACCAGCGCCAGCCCGGAAATCAGCCAGTGTGCCAGCACCTTGGCCAGTACCAGAAGTGGCAGGGGGTGCGGCGAAAGGACCCACTGCTCCAGCGAACCATCCTCGAAATCGCTGCGGAACAGGCCGTCCAGCGACAGCAGAACCGCCAGCAGCGCCGCGACCCAGACCAGGCCCGGCGAGAGATTCTTGAGCATCTCCGATTCGGGGCCGACCGCCAATGGGAACAGCGCGATGACGATGGCAAAGAAGACCAAAGGATTAGCCAACTCCGCCGGACGGCGGAACAGCAGGCGGGTCTCGCGGGCCAGCAGCAGGGTGAAGACGTTGCTCATCGCGCCGTGACCTCCCGTGCGTGCTGGCCAAGATCGAGCGCCCGGTAGCCGGCGGGCATGCGTTCCAGGGTGTGGTGGGTGGTCAGCACCACCAGACCGCCGCGCTCGCAGTGGCCGGCCAAGTGTTCTTCCAGCTGCGCCACGCCCTGCTTGTCGAGGGCGGTGAAGGGCTCGTCGAGAATCCACAGCGGCGGCGCGTCCAGGTACAGGCGCGCCAGGGCCACACGGCGCTGCTGGCCAGCGGACAGGGTGTGGCAGGGAACATCCTCGAAGCCCCGCAGGCCGACGGCGGCCAGGGCCTCCCAGATGGCATCGTGGCTGGCCGGTTGGTGCAGGGCGCAGAGCCAGGCAAGGTTCTCTTCGGCGGTCAGCAGGCCCTTGATGCCGGCGGCGTGGCCGATCC of the Pseudomonas sp. PSE14 genome contains:
- a CDS encoding heme lyase CcmF/NrfE family subunit, translated to MVPELGHLSLILALCMALVMSFFPLVGAWRGDRQWMSLARPAAWGQFAFLAFSFGCLAWAFLHDDFSVAYVASNSNSALPWFYKFSAVWGAHEGSLLLWALILGGWTFAVSIFSRQLPEVMLARVLAVMGMISTGFLLFLIITSNPFSRLLPQMPADGNDLNPLLQDPGLIIHPPMLYMGYVGFSVAFAFAIAALLGGRLDAAWARWSRPWTLVAWTFLGIGIVLGSWWAYYELGWGGWWFWDPVENASFMPWLVGTALIHSLAVTEKRGVFKSWTVLLAIAAFSLSLLGTFLVRSGVLTSVHAFASDPERGVFILAFLLVVVGGSLTLFALRAPVVKSQVGFALWSRETLLLLNNLVLVVTASMILLGTLYPLVLDAISGAKLSVGPPYFNALFVPLIAILMLALAVGVLVRWKDTPTRWLRNMLTPVLIGTVVLGAAGSFLYGELHWEVLTVFMLAAWVVLAGVRDFFDKVRHKGVIAGAAGLNRSYWGMQLAHLGIAVCAIGVVLTSQFSAQRDLRMAPGESVELAGYQFRFEGTHHFEGPNFTSDKGTIVVTRDGSEVATLHPEKRLYSVQNSMMTEAGIHGSLTRDLYVALGEPLDNGAWAVRVHIKPFVRFIWLGGLLMALGGVLAALDRRYRLKVKTRVREALGLAGQGA
- a CDS encoding heme ABC transporter permease is translated as MMNWTWFHKLGSPKWFYEISGRWMPWFAVAAILLMSVGIVWGLAFAPPDYQQGNSFRIIYIHVPAAFLAQSCYVMLAVAGAIGLIWKMKIADVAVQCAAPIGAWMTFVALVTGAIWGKPTWGAWWVWDARLTSMLILLFLYFGVIALGQAITNRDSAAKACAVLAIVGVVNIPIIKYSVDWWNTLHQPATFTLTEKPPMPPEMWIPLLLMVAGFYCFFAVVLLMRMRLEVLKREARASWVKAEVERAL
- the ccmD gene encoding heme exporter protein CcmD translates to MSFQSFGDFLAMGHHGPYVWSAYAISLAVLAINVASPMLARRRYLQEEARRLRREANK
- the ccmA gene encoding cytochrome c biogenesis heme-transporting ATPase CcmA, producing MPLTHPLLETVALACERDWRMLFERLDLRLGAGEMLQIVGPNGSGKTSLLRLLSGLMQPTAGEVLLNGKPLGEQRGELARLLLWIGHAAGIKGLLTAEENLAWLCALHQPASHDAIWEALAAVGLRGFEDVPCHTLSAGQQRRVALARLYLDAPPLWILDEPFTALDKQGVAQLEEHLAGHCERGGLVVLTTHHTLERMPAGYRALDLGQHAREVTAR
- the ccmB gene encoding heme exporter protein CcmB, translated to MSNVFTLLLARETRLLFRRPAELANPLVFFAIVIALFPLAVGPESEMLKNLSPGLVWVAALLAVLLSLDGLFRSDFEDGSLEQWVLSPHPLPLLVLAKVLAHWLISGLALVLLSPLFALMLGLPARCLPDLLLSLLLGTPVLSLLGAVGAALTVGLKRGGLLLALLILPLYIPVLILGSGALQASLQGLPTAGHLLWLASLTALALTLTPFAIAAGLKISVGE
- the ccmE gene encoding cytochrome c maturation protein CcmE; amino-acid sequence: MNPVRKKRLYIVLAIVAGVGVAVSLALSALQQNINLFYTPTQIANGEAPHDTRIRAGGMVEKGSLKRSADSLDVEFVVTDFAKEVTVKYRGILPDLFREGQGIVALGKIDANGVLTADEVLAKHDEKYMPPEVTKALKDSGKLEHYEASQAGSGAAQGSN